In the genome of candidate division WOR-3 bacterium, the window TGCCGTCCTCTTATCCGATAGGGCGACGGGCCAAAAAGAAGGGAAGAGGGTCTTTGGTGAGATTATCGCTTTAAGGAGTGTTCAGTCAAAGAATGCCCTAACCGCTAAAATTACCCCTCTCCCCTATCCCCTTTTAGCGAAGATTACGAAGAAGATAGTTGAGGAATGCCCAACGGTCGTTAAGGTTTTATACGACATCACCCCGAAGCCACCTTCCACGATTGAATGGATATAGATTGACGGGAAAAGAAATTAGATTATACTGAGCTATGTTTCCCGAAGAATTGAAAAGAGTTGACCCAGAGATATTTGAAGCCATTTATTTAGAAACGGAAAGGGAACACAAGACCTTAGAACTTATCGCCTCGGAAAACTTCGTCTCGGAAGCGGTCTTAGCGGCACTCGGTTCCGTCTTAACCAATAAGTATGCCGAAGGTCTACCCAAGAAGCGATATTATGGTGGCTGTGAGTTTGTTGATATGGGAGAGATTTTGGCAATTGAGAGGTTAAAGAAACTCTTCGGTTGTGAGCACGCCAATGTCCAGCCCCACTCCGGAACCCAGGCGAATATGGCTGCCTATTTTGCCTTAGCCAATCCCGGTGATACCATCTTCGGCTTAAACCTAACCCACGGTGGCCATCTCTCCCATGGCCATCCGGTAAATTTCTCCGGCAAATACTTCAATGTGATTCATTATGGTGTCCATCCGGAGACCGAGATGATTGACTATGACGATTTATGGAAGATGGCGAAGGAATATAAACCAAAGATTATTGTCTCCGGGGCGAGCGCCTATCCCCGGACTCTCTACTTTGACCGCTTCCAGGAGATCTGCGAAGATGTTGGTGCCTATCAGGTAGCAGACATCGCCCACATCGCCGGTCTTGTTGCGGCTGGCCTCCACCCTTCGCCCATCCCCTTCGCCGATGTTGTCACCACCACCACCCATAAGACATTAAGGGGACCAAGAGGGGCGGTGATTATGTGCAAGGCGAAATATGCCGAGGTTATTGATAAGACGACCTTTCCCGGAATGCAAGGCGGTCCCTTAGAACATGTGATTGCCGCCAAGGCGGTCTGCTTTAAGGAAGCGCTTTCCGAGGAATTTAAGGAATACCAGGGAAAGATTGTGGAAAATGCCAAGACCCTGGCGGAGGAGTTAAAAAATCTTGGCTATCGGTTAGTGGCGAATGGCACCGATACCCATTTGATCCTTGTTGATTTAAGAAGTAAAGGGATAACCGGTCGGGATGCGGAAAATGCCTTAGGCAAGGCGAATATCACGGTTAACCGGAATACCATCCCTTATGACCCCCAAAAACCTTTTGTTGCCTCCGGCATCAGATTGGGGACACCGGCTTTAACCACCCGGGGGATGGGGAAAATAGAGATGAAAAAGATCGCCCACCTAATTGATAAGGTTTTAACCAATATCGGTAACGAAAATGTCTACGCCAAAGTTCGGGAAGAGGTGAAAGATTTGACCGAAAGTTTTCCCCTTTATCAAAAAAGGAGAGAGATTTATGAAAAGATTAAATGAGAGTATCATTGTAGAGATTAAGGGGAGGGAGATTTTAGATTCGCGGGGGGAACCAACCTTAGAGGTGGAGGTCATTTTAGAAAGTGGGGATAGGGGAATCTGTCAAGTTCCCGCAGGAAAATCAAAAGGGGGAAAAGAGGTGAAAGAGTTGCGGGATCAAGATGAGCGCTATGACGGGAAAGGGGTAAAAAAGGCGGTCCAATTATTGGCGGAGATAAAAAAGAGGCTTTGCGGACTTTCCGCCACTGATCAGAAAGCGATTGATGGAATTCTCAAATCGGAAAAGGAGAGGTTAGGTGGTAATACCACCACCGGTATCTCTCTCGCCTGCGCCAAAGCCGCCGCTAACTTCTATTCCCTTCCCCTCTATCTCTATCTCGGGGGTAAAACGGAAAAGTTTTTACCAGTTCCCCTCTTCAATTTAATCAACGGTGGTCTCCATGCCCCAAATAACTTATCAATCCAAGAATTTCTCATTTTACCCCTTGGTGCCCAAACATTTTCCGATGCCCTCCGTTTTGGGGCTGATGTCTATCGGGAATTAAAGAAAATTCTAAAAAAGAGAGGAATCCTCACCGGGGTTGGTGATGAAGGTGGCTTCTGTCCCAACTTAGAAAGTAACGAAGAAGCCTTAAAACTCCTCAAAGCCGCAATTGAAGATGCCGACTACGAACCCGGGGTTGACATCTTTTTAGGTCTTGACTGTGCCGCCAGCAATTTCTATAAAAAGGAAGAGAATAGATACTACCTCCAGCCCGAAGGTAAGAAAGTTACTTCTGAGGAGTTGATAAAAATCTATGAGGATTGGATAAAGAGATATTCTATCATCTCTATTGAAGATGGTCTGGCAGAAGAAGACTGGTCGGGTTGGGAAAAGTTGACCAAAACTTTGGGCGATAAAGTCCAATTGGTGGGGGACGATATCTTTGCT includes:
- the glyA gene encoding serine hydroxymethyltransferase, which translates into the protein MFPEELKRVDPEIFEAIYLETEREHKTLELIASENFVSEAVLAALGSVLTNKYAEGLPKKRYYGGCEFVDMGEILAIERLKKLFGCEHANVQPHSGTQANMAAYFALANPGDTIFGLNLTHGGHLSHGHPVNFSGKYFNVIHYGVHPETEMIDYDDLWKMAKEYKPKIIVSGASAYPRTLYFDRFQEICEDVGAYQVADIAHIAGLVAAGLHPSPIPFADVVTTTTHKTLRGPRGAVIMCKAKYAEVIDKTTFPGMQGGPLEHVIAAKAVCFKEALSEEFKEYQGKIVENAKTLAEELKNLGYRLVANGTDTHLILVDLRSKGITGRDAENALGKANITVNRNTIPYDPQKPFVASGIRLGTPALTTRGMGKIEMKKIAHLIDKVLTNIGNENVYAKVREEVKDLTESFPLYQKRREIYEKIK
- the eno gene encoding phosphopyruvate hydratase, with the protein product MKRLNESIIVEIKGREILDSRGEPTLEVEVILESGDRGICQVPAGKSKGGKEVKELRDQDERYDGKGVKKAVQLLAEIKKRLCGLSATDQKAIDGILKSEKERLGGNTTTGISLACAKAAANFYSLPLYLYLGGKTEKFLPVPLFNLINGGLHAPNNLSIQEFLILPLGAQTFSDALRFGADVYRELKKILKKRGILTGVGDEGGFCPNLESNEEALKLLKAAIEDADYEPGVDIFLGLDCAASNFYKKEENRYYLQPEGKKVTSEELIKIYEDWIKRYSIISIEDGLAEEDWSGWEKLTKTLGDKVQLVGDDIFATNISFLKKGIEKGVANAVLIKPNQVGTLTETLECIGLAQRSHYQTVISHRSGETEDTFISHLAFATNSFQIKAGAPSRGERICKYNELLRIEEQTKADYAGNFLWKRKVS